Proteins from a genomic interval of Paenibacillus sp. RC334:
- a CDS encoding MFS transporter: MNSNLNFTARTTRDTASSKGLPWGGLLALAMTGFICILTETLPAGLLPQISKGLGISEALAGQLVTLYALGSLAAAIPLTAATRGWRRRPLLLLCIIGFLIFNTITALSSYYILTLAARFLAGVAAGVLWGMLAGYARRMVPDALKGRAMAIAMSGTPLALALGVPLGTFLGALVGWRTVFGTMSFLAVVLVFWVLWKLPDFPGQATQQRLPLSKVFTIAGVRPILLVVLVWVLAHNILYTYIAPYLNQAGLSSRTDVVLLIFGITSVAGIGLIGALIDRWLRLLVLMSTLGFAVTAVALGIGSHQPAIVYLSVALWGLTFGGAATLLQTALAETAGESADVAQSMLVTAWNLAIGGGGLLGGILLETLGVRSFPWTLLILMLLAFVVSWGAKEHGFSTRRYV, encoded by the coding sequence ATGAATTCAAATCTGAATTTTACCGCACGCACTACCAGAGATACAGCTTCATCTAAAGGACTTCCATGGGGCGGGTTACTGGCGCTTGCTATGACCGGATTTATTTGTATTCTCACCGAAACGCTTCCCGCTGGTCTATTGCCACAAATCAGCAAAGGACTGGGAATATCGGAAGCTTTGGCTGGCCAATTGGTCACGTTGTATGCTCTAGGTTCGCTCGCTGCCGCAATCCCGTTGACTGCCGCAACACGGGGCTGGCGACGACGGCCTTTATTATTGCTCTGTATCATTGGCTTTCTCATATTTAACACCATTACGGCACTGTCTTCTTACTATATCTTGACGCTGGCTGCCCGTTTCCTTGCAGGCGTAGCCGCTGGTGTGTTATGGGGGATGCTTGCTGGCTATGCCCGGCGAATGGTGCCGGATGCATTAAAAGGACGCGCCATGGCTATCGCCATGTCAGGAACCCCGCTGGCTCTTGCCCTTGGCGTTCCGTTAGGAACGTTCCTCGGTGCGCTTGTTGGCTGGAGAACGGTTTTTGGTACCATGTCCTTTCTCGCGGTAGTCTTAGTCTTCTGGGTACTCTGGAAACTTCCGGATTTTCCCGGACAGGCTACCCAACAGCGACTCCCACTGAGTAAGGTTTTCACGATTGCCGGTGTACGTCCCATTTTACTTGTCGTTTTGGTTTGGGTGCTGGCGCATAATATTCTGTACACCTATATCGCTCCTTATTTGAATCAGGCTGGACTGTCCTCCCGAACGGATGTGGTGCTGCTTATTTTCGGGATAACTTCGGTTGCCGGAATTGGATTGATCGGTGCATTGATCGACCGCTGGCTGCGTCTATTGGTACTCATGAGTACCCTTGGCTTTGCTGTAACTGCTGTAGCACTAGGAATCGGAAGTCACCAACCTGCTATCGTGTATTTAAGTGTTGCCCTGTGGGGACTGACCTTTGGCGGTGCTGCTACCTTATTACAGACCGCCTTGGCCGAAACGGCAGGCGAGAGCGCAGATGTAGCTCAGTCTATGCTTGTAACTGCTTGGAATTTGGCCATTGGCGGGGGCGGCTTGCTTGGCGGAATTCTTTTAGAGACGCTTGGGGTTCGCTCTTTCCCGTGGACGTTGCTTATCCTTATGCTTCTTGCCTTCGTCGTTTCGTGGGGGGCCAAGGAACACGGGTTCTCTACAAGAAGATATGTGTAG
- a CDS encoding PTS lactose/cellobiose transporter subunit IIA has translation MDEYQEIIMGLITNSGIAKSKAMEAISFAEKGNAEQAAECLEECKNELVQAHKSQTRLIQQEAGGTTHEVTLLMVHAQDHLMSAITTKDLAGHIVELYSRLNRYEAAVSITPLSGRNNK, from the coding sequence ATGGATGAGTATCAGGAAATCATAATGGGACTTATAACAAATTCGGGTATTGCGAAGAGTAAAGCTATGGAAGCCATCAGCTTTGCCGAGAAGGGTAATGCGGAGCAGGCAGCAGAATGTCTTGAAGAATGCAAAAACGAGCTGGTCCAAGCGCATAAATCACAGACGCGACTGATCCAGCAGGAAGCGGGTGGGACAACTCATGAAGTGACACTGCTAATGGTGCATGCACAAGACCATCTCATGTCAGCCATTACGACAAAGGATCTGGCGGGGCATATCGTGGAACTTTACAGCAGATTGAACCGTTACGAAGCAGCAGTATCCATCACACCATTATCGGGGAGGAATAACAAATGA
- a CDS encoding transketolase produces MEIQELKVKAAQIRMDLLTIIHRAKTGHTGGSLSNTDILTALYYEIMNVDPANPKWDDRDRFIASKGHSVESLWCILADLGFFPKEELETYSQFGTRLIGHPNNKVPGIEMNTGALGHGLPISVGMALAAKRDDRPYRVFCLMGDGEQAEGSNWEAAMAGSHYKLDNLIGIIDRNRLQISGATEEVMGLEPLEEKWAAFGWNVVSINGNNMEELLKAFRAAPEVAGKPTLIMANTTKGKGVSFAENVPAWHHHVPNDKELELALIELKATIEELTQKGQVH; encoded by the coding sequence ATGGAAATCCAGGAACTGAAAGTCAAAGCCGCACAAATCCGCATGGACCTGCTAACCATCATTCACCGCGCCAAAACGGGACATACGGGGGGATCGCTGAGCAATACAGACATTTTAACGGCTTTATATTATGAAATCATGAACGTTGACCCTGCCAATCCAAAATGGGATGACCGTGATCGCTTTATCGCCAGCAAAGGGCATTCCGTAGAATCTCTGTGGTGTATTCTGGCCGACCTGGGCTTTTTTCCAAAAGAAGAGCTGGAGACCTACAGCCAGTTCGGTACCCGACTCATTGGCCACCCGAACAACAAGGTTCCAGGGATTGAAATGAACACCGGGGCCCTCGGCCACGGCCTGCCCATTTCCGTCGGCATGGCATTAGCGGCCAAGCGGGATGACCGTCCTTACCGTGTATTTTGTCTAATGGGAGATGGCGAGCAGGCCGAAGGCTCCAACTGGGAAGCCGCTATGGCAGGCTCTCATTATAAGCTGGATAACCTGATCGGCATTATCGACCGCAACCGACTCCAGATCAGCGGTGCTACCGAAGAAGTCATGGGACTGGAGCCGCTGGAAGAGAAGTGGGCTGCCTTCGGCTGGAACGTCGTCTCTATCAACGGCAACAATATGGAAGAATTGCTTAAGGCATTCAGAGCCGCCCCTGAAGTAGCGGGAAAGCCAACGCTAATTATGGCCAATACCACCAAGGGCAAAGGCGTATCGTTCGCCGAAAATGTCCCGGCATGGCATCACCATGTGCCTAATGATAAAGAGTTGGAGCTGGCTCTCATAGAGCTAAAGGCAACGATCGAAGAATTGACGCAGAAAGGGCAGGTGCATTAA
- a CDS encoding transketolase C-terminal domain-containing protein, with amino-acid sequence MNKIPNRQVICDTLLELAKDDRDIMVLASDSRGSAAMAPFANTFPEQFVEVGIAEQNIVGMSAGLAHSGKKPFVTSPACFLSMRSIEQVKVDVAYSRTNVKLIGISGGVSYGALGMSHHSVQDIAVARAIPGLAIVMPADRHETKKLTEALVKYDGGVYVRIGRNPVEDVYETDDYPFEIGKAITVREGNDVTIIGVGETVRIALDAAKALNDEGISARVINMHTIKPLDEEAIITAARETGRIITVEEHSIYGGLGAAVAEVVVQNHPVPMRVLGIPDEPAIAGKSAEVFHHYGITGDNIKQIAFELINK; translated from the coding sequence ATGAATAAAATTCCTAATCGCCAAGTAATCTGTGACACATTGCTGGAGTTGGCCAAAGACGACCGTGATATCATGGTACTGGCCAGCGATTCGCGTGGTTCTGCTGCAATGGCTCCCTTTGCCAATACGTTCCCGGAGCAGTTCGTCGAGGTCGGCATTGCCGAACAGAATATCGTAGGCATGTCCGCAGGCCTGGCCCACAGCGGCAAAAAGCCGTTTGTGACTTCACCAGCCTGCTTTCTCAGTATGCGCAGTATTGAACAAGTCAAAGTTGACGTTGCTTATTCGCGGACAAATGTGAAGCTCATCGGCATTAGCGGAGGCGTCAGCTACGGGGCGCTTGGCATGTCACACCACTCCGTGCAGGATATCGCAGTAGCCCGGGCAATTCCGGGACTGGCGATTGTAATGCCTGCTGATCGGCACGAAACGAAGAAACTGACCGAAGCGCTTGTAAAATATGACGGCGGCGTATACGTGCGAATCGGGCGTAATCCCGTTGAAGACGTTTACGAAACCGATGATTACCCATTTGAAATAGGCAAGGCCATCACTGTGAGAGAAGGCAACGACGTTACAATTATTGGTGTCGGTGAAACCGTGCGAATCGCACTCGATGCCGCCAAGGCACTCAACGACGAAGGCATATCCGCCCGGGTAATCAACATGCATACAATCAAGCCGCTGGATGAAGAGGCGATCATCACCGCTGCACGTGAAACTGGACGCATCATTACCGTTGAGGAACATAGCATTTACGGCGGTCTCGGCGCAGCCGTGGCAGAAGTTGTTGTGCAGAATCACCCGGTTCCTATGAGAGTGCTCGGCATCCCTGATGAGCCAGCGATTGCCGGTAAATCGGCGGAAGTTTTCCACCACTACGGCATTACGGGTGACAATATCAAACAAATTGCATTCGAATTGATTAATAAGTAG
- a CDS encoding PRD domain-containing protein: MNFWPKHGASIQPVRSRGYELKITDDRSFRTLLQQLFLYNEPDDPNSPEYRQRYLISRLLFTENYLKLEELADELYISKSTVQNDFKEVKHMLQAYGIGIDKRPNYGVKLRGDEVRLRFCMSEFIVNRSEERTGGVEAASRMVSPWEMTLIRDIIMEQIQNHGVALSDVAFNNLSIHIAIACKRIRNGNRVAMLSDEKGGFRATEEFRAAEHIVCHIEKEMDLTFPEDEVAYIAMHLAGNKWFEGITEQQTVEAGPQKLLDRGIYELGREMLDEIDKGFNLNISRDQELLMGICLHLKSALNRVKYGMNIRNPMLDHVKNNYPLAFQAGVIGAKLIESKLNMAIPETEMGYLAIHIGAAMERQQMNNRPKRCLVVCTSGVGSARLLYYKLRSKFGERLEVAGTTEYYKLQQVPLHDIDFVVSTVPIPQTLSVPVVVVQTLLGGGDIDKIEELLTGEGEYTFRYIMEELVFLRQNFTTKEEIITFLGERMHASGLIRSSEGFIGLVLERENAAPTAYGNLVAIPHPIIPQSNRTVWAVCALKSPIDWSGKPVQLVCLLSINKNGDEPPAKMYKHLMGLVDDSDIIQQMLECKTYGDFAQIIVKHKLY, from the coding sequence ATGAATTTCTGGCCCAAGCATGGAGCATCGATTCAGCCTGTTCGTTCAAGGGGGTATGAACTGAAAATCACGGACGACCGCAGCTTTCGTACGCTCCTACAGCAGTTGTTCCTGTATAACGAACCGGATGATCCCAATTCTCCTGAATACCGACAGCGTTATTTAATCTCGCGCCTCCTGTTTACAGAAAATTATTTGAAGCTGGAAGAGTTGGCGGATGAGTTATACATTAGCAAATCCACCGTACAAAATGATTTCAAAGAGGTTAAGCATATGCTGCAGGCATACGGAATCGGCATTGATAAGCGCCCGAATTACGGTGTCAAGCTGAGGGGCGACGAGGTTCGCTTACGTTTCTGCATGTCTGAATTCATCGTCAACCGTTCTGAAGAAAGGACTGGGGGTGTGGAGGCTGCGTCGAGGATGGTATCTCCATGGGAAATGACACTGATTCGCGATATTATTATGGAGCAAATCCAGAACCACGGGGTCGCCTTGTCGGATGTTGCCTTCAACAACCTGTCCATTCATATCGCTATAGCTTGCAAGCGCATTCGTAATGGGAACCGGGTCGCGATGCTTTCCGATGAAAAGGGAGGTTTTCGGGCTACCGAGGAATTTCGAGCCGCTGAGCATATTGTTTGCCACATTGAAAAGGAAATGGATTTGACCTTTCCGGAAGATGAAGTTGCTTATATCGCCATGCATCTGGCCGGGAACAAGTGGTTTGAGGGAATTACGGAGCAACAGACGGTAGAGGCGGGGCCTCAGAAGCTCTTGGATCGGGGAATTTATGAGCTTGGCAGAGAAATGCTGGATGAAATTGACAAGGGCTTTAACCTGAATATCAGCCGGGATCAAGAACTGTTAATGGGCATATGTCTTCACCTGAAGTCGGCACTGAATCGCGTAAAATATGGGATGAATATCCGTAATCCGATGCTGGATCATGTAAAGAATAATTATCCTTTGGCTTTTCAGGCGGGGGTCATAGGTGCCAAGCTGATCGAGAGCAAGTTGAATATGGCTATACCAGAGACAGAAATGGGTTATTTGGCGATTCATATCGGAGCCGCCATGGAAAGGCAGCAGATGAACAACAGACCTAAACGCTGCCTTGTCGTGTGCACTTCGGGTGTTGGAAGTGCCCGCTTGCTGTATTACAAGTTGCGTAGCAAGTTCGGTGAAAGGCTTGAGGTTGCTGGCACGACCGAGTATTACAAGTTGCAGCAGGTTCCTCTGCATGACATTGATTTTGTGGTAAGCACAGTTCCAATCCCGCAGACATTATCCGTTCCGGTCGTGGTAGTCCAGACTCTGCTTGGCGGCGGTGACATCGATAAGATTGAAGAGCTGCTGACGGGTGAAGGGGAGTATACTTTCCGCTATATTATGGAAGAGCTTGTATTTCTAAGACAGAACTTCACCACAAAGGAAGAGATCATTACTTTTTTGGGAGAAAGAATGCATGCTTCCGGATTGATCCGCTCTTCCGAGGGATTCATCGGACTGGTGCTGGAAAGAGAAAATGCTGCTCCTACAGCTTACGGAAATCTGGTAGCCATTCCTCATCCCATTATTCCGCAAAGCAATCGGACGGTATGGGCGGTCTGTGCACTGAAATCTCCCATAGATTGGTCTGGCAAGCCTGTGCAGCTCGTCTGCCTGCTCAGTATTAACAAAAACGGTGACGAGCCCCCGGCGAAAATGTATAAGCATCTGATGGGATTGGTTGACGACTCCGATATTATCCAGCAGATGCTGGAATGCAAAACCTATGGAGATTTTGCTCAAATTATCGTCAAACATAAACTGTATTAA
- a CDS encoding L-fucose/L-arabinose isomerase family protein → MKKLKLGYAPTRRFTFSADDAFKYKVEIRKKIESFGMDIDIVDLEGLNEEGLLYDDHINADLIAKRFKEEEVDAVFFPHCNFGTEDTVARVGKALGKPVLLWGPRDEAPLADGMRLRDTQCGIFATGKVLRRFDVPFTYVTNSWVNDPVFERGFTNFVAAANVVRQFKSLRILQIGPRPASFWTMMCNEGELLERFGIEIHPITLVDIQLRTKKIASSNSSELLETMDYIKEKLDYSEVTEDDVKRIAALKVAMKSFARETGSSAIAIQCWSSLQDALSIMPCLANAILTDEQIPVTCETDIHGAITSIMVQAAAMNTLPTFFADITVRHPENDNGELLFHCGNFPVSLSVENKPKLRKHFLFDDHSPGTHEGEIRGGGMTIARFDGDHGEYSMFLGRARGIEGPYTRGSYVWVEVNDWPLWEEKLVKGPYVHHSVGIHANVIPAIYEACNYIPGLTPDPVDPTEQEIQSWLRGSDLARNKRPNIHV, encoded by the coding sequence ATGAAGAAATTAAAGTTGGGTTATGCTCCGACGCGCCGATTTACGTTCAGCGCCGACGATGCCTTTAAGTACAAAGTGGAAATTCGCAAGAAAATTGAGAGCTTTGGCATGGATATCGACATTGTAGACCTGGAGGGCCTTAATGAGGAAGGCTTGCTGTATGACGACCATATAAACGCGGATTTAATTGCAAAGCGATTCAAAGAGGAAGAAGTCGACGCTGTTTTTTTCCCACATTGCAACTTTGGTACAGAAGATACTGTAGCCCGTGTAGGCAAAGCGCTCGGCAAGCCCGTCCTGTTGTGGGGACCGCGGGATGAAGCGCCGCTCGCGGACGGCATGCGCCTTCGCGACACCCAATGCGGTATTTTCGCCACAGGTAAAGTGTTGCGAAGATTCGACGTTCCCTTCACTTATGTAACGAACAGTTGGGTGAATGATCCGGTTTTTGAAAGGGGCTTTACCAACTTTGTGGCTGCCGCCAACGTTGTGCGTCAGTTCAAGAGCTTGCGCATTCTCCAAATTGGCCCCCGCCCCGCTTCGTTCTGGACGATGATGTGCAATGAAGGTGAGCTGCTCGAACGCTTCGGCATTGAGATTCACCCCATTACCCTTGTCGACATTCAACTGAGAACCAAAAAAATCGCCTCCAGCAACAGCTCTGAGCTTCTGGAAACGATGGATTACATTAAAGAAAAACTCGATTACAGCGAAGTGACCGAAGATGACGTAAAACGGATAGCTGCTTTAAAGGTTGCCATGAAATCTTTCGCCCGTGAGACAGGAAGCAGCGCTATCGCGATCCAGTGCTGGTCCTCTTTACAGGATGCCCTATCTATTATGCCATGTCTTGCCAACGCTATCCTGACTGACGAGCAAATTCCAGTTACTTGTGAAACAGATATCCATGGAGCCATTACTTCCATTATGGTGCAGGCCGCCGCCATGAACACATTGCCGACCTTCTTCGCGGATATTACTGTTCGACATCCCGAGAATGATAACGGCGAACTTCTCTTCCACTGTGGCAATTTCCCGGTCTCGCTCTCCGTAGAGAACAAACCGAAATTGCGTAAGCATTTTCTCTTCGACGACCATTCGCCCGGAACGCATGAAGGCGAAATCCGCGGTGGCGGTATGACTATTGCCCGATTCGACGGCGACCACGGTGAGTACTCCATGTTCCTCGGGCGTGCCCGGGGTATTGAAGGTCCTTATACCCGCGGCTCCTACGTATGGGTGGAAGTAAACGATTGGCCGCTGTGGGAGGAAAAACTCGTAAAAGGGCCTTACGTCCATCATTCCGTAGGTATCCACGCCAATGTGATCCCGGCCATTTATGAGGCCTGCAATTATATACCCGGCCTGACGCCTGATCCGGTCGATCCCACGGAACAGGAAATTCAAAGCTGGCTTAGAGGATCCGATCTCGCCCGTAATAAGCGCCCGAACATTCACGTTTGA
- a CDS encoding LysR family transcriptional regulator, which translates to MSVNMNHLEVFMKVAEKMNMTEAAKALFISQPAVSKALIQFENTLQVKLFIRDKQNGLVLTEVGKEMLSLARQMKEIEDKMVQLACQENKLLRGKVKIGSFPAASTNLLPEAICLFRSQYPDVTIELMEGNSNQIKQWVEDRTVEIGIVASPFDHYDVHILEHDSMVAIIPENHPLQAEHEVSLEQNRNDLIFCKGGHESAVLNTLHEQQIPFQESLTVQTAETLVHMVQKKLGIGIISKFTLSSVSHSLIVKEIIPQISRDIGIIAHSFDEATPAAREFVKVLSQLYRSSE; encoded by the coding sequence ATGTCTGTGAATATGAATCATCTTGAAGTGTTTATGAAGGTTGCGGAGAAAATGAATATGACGGAGGCTGCCAAAGCGCTGTTTATTTCCCAGCCTGCGGTTAGCAAGGCTTTGATCCAATTTGAAAATACTTTGCAGGTAAAATTGTTTATTCGCGACAAGCAGAATGGACTCGTACTGACCGAAGTGGGAAAAGAAATGCTGAGTCTGGCCAGACAAATGAAGGAAATCGAAGATAAAATGGTTCAGCTTGCGTGTCAGGAGAATAAGCTTTTACGCGGTAAAGTAAAAATAGGCTCCTTCCCGGCAGCCTCTACGAACTTGCTTCCAGAAGCGATCTGCTTATTCCGCTCCCAATACCCCGATGTCACTATTGAACTGATGGAAGGAAACTCGAATCAAATTAAACAATGGGTGGAGGATCGCACTGTTGAAATTGGAATAGTAGCTTCTCCATTCGATCATTATGACGTCCATATTCTTGAACACGATTCCATGGTTGCGATCATACCGGAGAATCATCCATTGCAAGCAGAACATGAGGTTTCTCTGGAACAGAACAGGAACGACCTTATCTTCTGTAAAGGAGGACATGAATCTGCTGTATTAAACACCTTGCATGAGCAGCAAATTCCTTTCCAGGAGAGTCTCACAGTCCAAACGGCTGAAACCTTAGTCCATATGGTCCAAAAAAAGCTGGGCATTGGCATTATATCGAAGTTTACGCTTTCCTCGGTGTCCCATTCACTAATCGTTAAAGAGATCATTCCCCAAATTTCGCGGGATATCGGAATTATCGCGCATTCCTTTGATGAAGCGACCCCGGCAGCCCGTGAGTTTGTAAAAGTGTTGAGTCAGCTATATCGTTCGAGTGAGTAA
- a CDS encoding HTH domain-containing protein, which yields MNTRMVSILQHLLAADTPVKSEHLAKLIQVTSRTVRSDIRELDEFLAQAWSIDSACSFKGV from the coding sequence ATGAATACGCGAATGGTTTCGATTCTACAGCATTTGCTGGCTGCGGACACTCCTGTCAAGAGCGAGCATCTGGCAAAATTGATCCAGGTTACTTCACGTACCGTACGTAGCGATATCAGAGAACTGGATGAATTTCTGGCCCAAGCATGGAGCATCGATTCAGCCTGTTCGTTCAAGGGGGTATGA
- the glpK gene encoding glycerol kinase GlpK, giving the protein MEHNQQYILAIDQSTSGTKALLVDHQGAVIARSGMEHKQYYPHPGWVEHDPLEIYENVKITARSVLEQACVHPSALAALTITNQRETALVWDKTTGQPIYNAVVWQCQRTADLCAELKQAGHESTIHAKTGLMLDPYFSAAKFKWIIEHTEGAANLLAEGRLLAGNMDSWLVWKLTGGKNHATDYTNASRTSLFNIHTLEWDEELARLFSVPSSLLPEVKPSDAVFGYTADCDLFNEKIPISGVIGDSQGALYGHLCFKPGTAKATFGTGTSVLMNVGNHPVDGGDGLVTAIAWGAGGTVTYALEAIIRTTGDSIKWTQDNLGLFSTFEEMQHLVESVPANDGVYLVPAFVGMGAPYWNPYARAAIIGMNRGTGKGHIVRAALESIAYQVRDAIEFIQEQSGIELVGLRTDGGASSNTWLMQFQADILGNLVTRSTCAELSAMGSVYLGGLGTGFWSDSDQIASNLKMYEAYEPKMDDATREKYYTGWQRAVQSVVQQQHESPVL; this is encoded by the coding sequence ATGGAGCACAATCAACAATATATATTGGCCATCGACCAGAGCACTTCAGGCACCAAAGCACTCCTTGTAGACCATCAGGGTGCAGTAATCGCCCGCAGCGGGATGGAGCATAAGCAATATTACCCCCATCCCGGCTGGGTAGAGCATGATCCGCTCGAAATTTATGAAAATGTCAAAATAACTGCCCGCAGCGTATTGGAGCAGGCTTGCGTACATCCATCCGCACTGGCTGCGCTGACAATCACCAATCAACGCGAAACGGCACTGGTGTGGGATAAGACGACTGGTCAGCCAATATATAATGCTGTTGTCTGGCAGTGCCAGCGTACGGCGGACCTGTGCGCCGAGCTGAAGCAAGCCGGCCACGAAAGCACCATCCACGCCAAAACAGGGCTTATGCTTGACCCTTATTTCTCCGCTGCCAAGTTCAAATGGATCATTGAACATACGGAAGGAGCTGCCAACCTGCTGGCTGAAGGGAGGCTGCTTGCAGGGAACATGGACAGTTGGCTGGTCTGGAAGCTTACCGGCGGTAAAAATCATGCAACCGACTATACAAATGCCAGTCGTACATCGCTGTTCAATATCCACACGCTGGAGTGGGATGAAGAGCTTGCCCGGCTGTTCTCCGTTCCTTCTTCCCTGCTGCCCGAGGTTAAACCATCTGACGCTGTATTCGGATATACGGCAGATTGCGACCTTTTCAATGAGAAAATACCGATTTCAGGCGTCATCGGGGATTCACAAGGCGCATTGTATGGGCATCTGTGTTTCAAGCCCGGAACAGCCAAAGCAACCTTTGGCACGGGCACCTCTGTATTAATGAACGTAGGGAATCATCCGGTGGATGGCGGTGACGGACTTGTAACCGCTATCGCCTGGGGGGCCGGCGGAACTGTTACGTATGCGCTTGAAGCCATCATCCGGACAACAGGTGACAGCATCAAATGGACGCAGGACAATTTAGGGCTGTTCTCTACCTTTGAGGAGATGCAGCACTTAGTCGAAAGCGTTCCTGCAAACGATGGCGTCTATCTTGTACCTGCCTTTGTCGGAATGGGCGCTCCCTATTGGAATCCCTATGCCCGAGCGGCAATTATCGGTATGAACCGTGGAACTGGCAAAGGACACATTGTCCGGGCTGCGTTGGAGAGCATCGCTTACCAAGTACGGGATGCTATAGAGTTTATTCAGGAACAGTCCGGGATTGAGTTGGTCGGCCTGCGCACGGACGGTGGGGCTTCCTCCAACACTTGGCTGATGCAATTTCAGGCCGATATTCTGGGCAACCTTGTGACCCGATCCACATGTGCCGAGCTGTCCGCCATGGGTTCGGTCTATCTCGGTGGGCTCGGCACAGGCTTTTGGTCCGATTCAGATCAAATCGCTTCCAATCTTAAAATGTATGAAGCATATGAACCAAAGATGGATGATGCTACCAGAGAGAAATATTATACTGGCTGGCAGCGGGCTGTTCAGTCTGTAGTGCAACAACAGCATGAATCTCCCGTTTTATAA